The following are from one region of the Ruficoccus sp. ZRK36 genome:
- a CDS encoding thiazole synthase — MTQESLSCEPLVIAGRSFGSRLLVGTGKFSSNTAMRDALRSCGTELVTVALKRANLESEADPFADILDFLEPDRYLLLPNTAGAMDADEALRLARLSLAAGLPQWIKLEIHPDPNYLLPDPIETYKAAKVLVEEGWTVLPYINADPVLAARLQDIGCAAVMPLGAPIGSNRGLETRAQIEIIIEQARVPVVVDAGLGTPSHAAAALEMGADAVLVNTAIAVAADPCRMGKAFATAVEAGRAAYEMGLGPRSSQAVATSPLTAFLD; from the coding sequence ATGACACAAGAATCCTTATCCTGCGAGCCGCTCGTGATCGCCGGCCGGAGCTTCGGCTCCCGCCTGCTGGTCGGCACCGGCAAGTTTTCCTCCAACACCGCCATGCGCGATGCGCTGCGGTCCTGCGGTACCGAGTTGGTCACCGTCGCCCTCAAGCGTGCCAACCTTGAGTCCGAGGCCGACCCCTTCGCCGACATCCTGGACTTTCTGGAGCCCGACCGCTATCTGCTCCTGCCCAATACCGCCGGAGCTATGGACGCCGATGAGGCGCTCCGCCTGGCGCGCCTCTCGCTGGCTGCGGGGCTGCCCCAGTGGATCAAGCTGGAGATCCACCCGGACCCCAACTACCTGCTCCCCGACCCGATCGAGACCTACAAGGCCGCCAAAGTCCTCGTCGAAGAAGGCTGGACCGTGCTGCCCTACATCAACGCCGACCCCGTGCTGGCCGCCCGCCTGCAAGACATCGGCTGCGCCGCGGTCATGCCGCTGGGAGCTCCTATCGGCTCCAACCGCGGGCTGGAAACCCGTGCGCAGATCGAGATCATTATCGAGCAGGCACGCGTCCCCGTCGTCGTAGACGCCGGGCTCGGTACGCCCTCACATGCCGCTGCCGCACTTGAAATGGGTGCCGACGCCGTACTGGTTAATACCGCTATCGCCGTGGCCGCCGATCCCTGCCGCATGGGCAAGGCCTTTGCCACCGCCGTGGAGGCCGGTCGAGCCGCCTACGAGATGGGTCTCGGCCCGCGGTCCAGCCAGGCCGTTGCCACGAGCCCGTTGACCGCGTTTCTGGATTAA